A genomic segment from Bradyrhizobium sp. ISRA430 encodes:
- a CDS encoding YcjX family protein, with product MAFSFQDMVEEARLSARALMDYGEHFFNPTVRLGVTGLSRAGKTVFITALIHGLTRGGRFPVFEAYASGRIARAHLAPQPDDAVPRFAYENHLRALIEERRWPNSTVDISELRLVIDYQRQNGADRTLTLDIVDYPGEWLLDLPLLQKSYEQWSAESLALSREAPRAHLAAEWHAHLSTLKPEAREDEQATLTAAKLFTGYLRACRDERFAMSLLPPGRFLMPGNLADTPALTFAPLDVPAGRQAPDGSLWAMMVRRFEAYKDVVVRPFFRDHFARLDRQIVLADALAAFNAGPEALHDLEAALAGILDCFRIGRSTFLSSLFRPRIDRILFAATKADHLHHSSHDRLEAVLRRAVMRAVARAETTGAEIDVVALAAVRATREAQVARGRDRLPSILGTPAAGESAGGEFFDGNTEVATFPGDLPADPEALFNGTDAFRGLSTAAAGTSDFRFLRFRPPKLEREGTEEPALPHIRLDRALQFLIGDKLL from the coding sequence ATGGCATTCAGTTTTCAGGATATGGTCGAGGAGGCGCGCCTGTCGGCCCGGGCGCTGATGGACTATGGCGAGCACTTCTTCAATCCGACGGTGCGGCTCGGCGTCACCGGCCTGTCGCGCGCCGGGAAGACGGTGTTCATCACCGCCCTGATCCATGGCCTCACCCGCGGCGGGCGGTTTCCGGTGTTCGAGGCCTACGCGTCGGGCCGGATCGCGCGGGCGCATCTGGCGCCGCAGCCCGACGATGCGGTGCCGCGCTTCGCCTATGAAAACCATCTGCGCGCGCTGATCGAGGAGCGGCGCTGGCCGAACTCGACCGTCGACATCAGCGAGCTGCGCCTCGTCATCGACTACCAGCGCCAGAACGGTGCGGACCGGACCCTGACGCTCGACATCGTCGATTATCCCGGCGAATGGCTGCTCGACCTACCGCTGCTCCAGAAGAGCTACGAGCAATGGTCGGCGGAGAGTCTCGCGCTCTCGCGCGAGGCGCCGCGTGCGCATCTCGCCGCCGAATGGCATGCACATCTTTCGACCTTGAAGCCGGAGGCGCGCGAGGACGAGCAGGCGACGCTGACGGCCGCCAAGCTCTTCACCGGCTATTTGCGCGCCTGTCGCGACGAGCGCTTTGCCATGAGCCTGCTGCCGCCCGGCCGCTTCCTGATGCCCGGCAATCTCGCCGACACGCCGGCGCTGACCTTTGCACCGCTCGACGTGCCAGCCGGCCGGCAGGCGCCGGACGGCTCGCTGTGGGCGATGATGGTCCGCCGATTCGAAGCCTACAAGGACGTCGTGGTGCGGCCGTTCTTCCGCGATCATTTTGCCCGGCTCGACCGCCAGATCGTGCTGGCCGATGCGCTCGCCGCATTCAACGCCGGACCCGAGGCGCTGCACGATCTCGAAGCCGCGCTCGCCGGCATCCTCGACTGCTTCCGCATCGGGCGCAGCACTTTCCTCTCCAGCCTGTTCCGGCCGCGCATCGACCGCATCCTGTTTGCGGCGACGAAAGCAGACCATCTGCATCATTCCAGTCACGACCGGCTCGAGGCCGTGCTGCGCCGCGCGGTCATGCGCGCCGTGGCGCGCGCCGAAACCACCGGCGCGGAGATCGACGTGGTGGCACTCGCCGCCGTGCGCGCCACCCGCGAGGCGCAGGTCGCGCGTGGCCGCGACAGGCTGCCGTCGATCCTGGGGACGCCGGCGGCGGGCGAAAGCGCGGGTGGCGAGTTCTTCGACGGCAACACGGAAGTGGCAACTTTTCCGGGCGACCTGCCCGCCGATCCCGAGGCGCTGTTCAACGGCACCGATGCGTTTCGCGGCCTCTCGACGGCCGCCGCCGGAACGAGTGACTTCCGCTTCCTGCGCTTCCGCCCGCCCAAGCTCGAACGCGAGGGAACGGAAGAGCCGGCGCTGCCTCACATCCGCCTCGACCGTGCCTTGCAGTTCCTGATCGGAGACAAGCTGCTATGA
- a CDS encoding acyl-CoA dehydrogenase family protein, translating to MSREKQDEHHIEDHADIREAVAKLCAQFPGEYWRKLDREMAYPKAFVDALTEAGYLSVLIPEEYGGAGLKLSAAAAILEEIQRAGCNGGGCHAQMYTMGTVLRHGNDAQKAKYLPKVATSELRLQAFGVTEPTSGTDTSSLKTFARREGDHYVVNGQKIWTSRAEHSDLMILLARTTPKEKAKKRTDGLSVFIVDMREARGKGLEIRPIRTMMNHATTEVFFTDMKVPAENLIGEEGKGFRYILSGMNAERILIAAECIGDAKWFIAKASNYAKERAVFGRPIGQNQGIQFPIAKAYASMRAAELMVKEATRKYEAGLDCGAEANMAKMLAADASWEAANAAIQTHGGFGFAEEYDVERKFRETRLYQVAPISTNLVLSFIAEHVLGMPRSY from the coding sequence ATGAGCCGAGAAAAACAGGACGAACACCACATCGAAGATCACGCCGATATCCGCGAAGCCGTGGCAAAGCTCTGCGCGCAGTTTCCCGGCGAATACTGGCGCAAGCTCGATCGCGAGATGGCCTATCCGAAGGCCTTCGTCGATGCGCTGACCGAGGCCGGCTATCTCTCGGTGCTGATCCCCGAAGAATATGGCGGCGCGGGTCTGAAGCTTTCGGCGGCCGCGGCGATCCTCGAGGAGATCCAGCGCGCGGGGTGCAATGGCGGCGGCTGCCATGCCCAGATGTACACGATGGGCACCGTGCTCCGGCACGGCAATGATGCGCAGAAGGCGAAGTATCTGCCGAAGGTCGCGACCAGCGAATTGCGTCTGCAAGCCTTCGGCGTCACCGAGCCGACCAGCGGCACTGACACCTCGTCCCTCAAGACGTTCGCCCGCCGCGAGGGCGACCACTACGTCGTGAACGGCCAGAAAATCTGGACCAGCCGCGCTGAGCATTCCGATCTGATGATCCTGCTCGCGCGCACCACTCCGAAGGAGAAAGCCAAGAAGCGCACCGATGGCCTGTCCGTGTTCATCGTCGACATGCGCGAGGCCCGCGGCAAGGGCCTCGAGATCCGCCCGATCCGCACCATGATGAACCACGCCACCACCGAAGTGTTTTTTACGGACATGAAGGTGCCCGCGGAAAATCTGATCGGTGAGGAAGGCAAGGGCTTTCGTTACATCCTCTCCGGCATGAATGCCGAACGCATCCTGATAGCCGCCGAATGCATCGGCGATGCCAAATGGTTCATCGCCAAGGCCTCGAACTACGCCAAGGAGCGCGCAGTGTTCGGCCGGCCGATCGGCCAAAATCAAGGCATCCAGTTCCCGATCGCCAAGGCCTATGCGTCGATGCGTGCGGCCGAGCTGATGGTGAAGGAAGCGACGCGCAAATACGAGGCCGGGCTCGACTGCGGCGCAGAGGCCAACATGGCCAAGATGCTGGCGGCGGACGCGTCCTGGGAAGCGGCCAACGCGGCCATCCAGACCCATGGTGGCTTCGGCTTCGCCGAGGAATACGACGTCGAGCGCAAGTTCCGCGAGACGCGGCTCTACCAGGTGGCGCCGATCTCGACCAACCTCGTGCTGTCCTTCATCGCCGAGCACGTGCTCGGCATGCCCCGCTCATATTGA
- a CDS encoding LysR substrate-binding domain-containing protein, with the protein MDFRQLRTFSCVAELGSLSKASDTLRVAQPALSRQIKLLEHELRTELFTRNGRGMVLTEAGRLLLARTSGIVRQIDQIRDDIQSAKGPPSGHVVLGLVPTVSCVLSARFARRCVESFPGISLRIVESYSGHLVEWLHRGEMDLAILYGRSADLHLNVQSLGRDNIVAVGPRGCGLSRKKSVDMGWLLRQRLVLPSHSHGLRALIEHAAAQRKIKLNVQLEADSFRVLTSLVEEGLGFALLPPSSVHDEVADGRLETAAVSKPMTRELIFASPIDRPASTASLAITALLRDEVAACRKEGLWDIRLA; encoded by the coding sequence ATGGATTTCCGGCAGCTCAGGACCTTCAGTTGCGTCGCGGAGCTCGGCAGCCTGAGCAAGGCCTCCGACACCTTGCGCGTGGCGCAGCCGGCGCTGAGCCGCCAGATCAAGCTTTTGGAACACGAGCTGCGCACCGAGCTGTTCACCCGCAACGGCCGCGGCATGGTGCTGACCGAGGCCGGGCGCCTCTTGCTGGCGCGCACCTCCGGCATCGTGCGCCAGATCGACCAGATCCGCGACGATATCCAGTCGGCGAAGGGACCGCCGTCCGGCCACGTCGTGCTCGGTCTGGTTCCGACCGTGAGTTGCGTGCTGTCGGCGCGCTTCGCGCGGCGCTGCGTCGAATCCTTTCCCGGAATCTCGCTGCGTATCGTCGAGAGCTATAGCGGCCATCTCGTCGAATGGTTGCATCGGGGCGAGATGGATCTTGCGATCCTCTATGGCCGCTCGGCCGACCTGCATCTCAATGTGCAGAGCCTCGGCCGTGACAACATCGTCGCTGTCGGCCCGCGCGGCTGCGGCCTGTCGCGCAAGAAGAGCGTCGACATGGGTTGGCTGCTGCGACAGCGGCTGGTCCTGCCCAGTCATTCGCACGGCCTCCGCGCGCTGATCGAGCATGCGGCCGCCCAGCGCAAGATCAAGCTCAATGTCCAGCTCGAGGCGGATTCCTTCCGCGTGCTCACCAGCCTCGTCGAGGAGGGACTGGGCTTCGCGCTGCTGCCGCCCTCGTCGGTGCATGACGAGGTCGCGGACGGGCGGCTGGAAACCGCGGCCGTATCCAAGCCGATGACGCGCGAGCTCATATTCGCTTCTCCGATCGACCGTCCCGCCTCGACGGCATCCCTCGCCATCACCGCGCTCCTGCGCGACGAGGTCGCGGCCTGCCGCAAGGAAGGCCTGTGGGACATCAGGCTCGCTTGA
- a CDS encoding hemolysin III family protein: protein MTVFRLKLLASSSVHAAADAIGWNYDRAELIADGVIHAIGVLAGIIAATVLVVLAAVYASAVDIVGVSIYVAGLLSMLVLSATYNLWPVSPAKWVLRRFDHSAIYLLIAATYTPFILELKDSVFALALLVCVWCVAILGIVLKLAWPGRFDRVSIGIYLAMGWSGLMLYDAVVKALPAMALGFVLAGGALYSLGVIFHAWRRLRFQNAIWHGFVLAGAACHYTAVLDLVLS, encoded by the coding sequence ATGACTGTCTTCAGATTGAAGCTACTCGCGTCCAGCTCGGTTCATGCCGCAGCCGATGCGATCGGCTGGAACTACGATCGCGCCGAGCTGATCGCCGACGGCGTCATCCACGCCATCGGCGTGCTTGCCGGCATCATTGCCGCAACCGTCCTGGTGGTGCTCGCGGCGGTCTATGCTAGCGCGGTCGATATCGTCGGTGTGTCGATCTACGTCGCCGGCCTGCTCTCGATGCTGGTGCTGTCGGCGACCTATAACCTGTGGCCGGTGTCGCCGGCGAAATGGGTGCTGCGGCGCTTCGACCATTCCGCGATCTATCTTCTGATTGCCGCGACCTATACGCCGTTCATCCTGGAGCTGAAGGACAGCGTGTTCGCGCTGGCGCTGCTCGTCTGCGTCTGGTGCGTGGCGATCCTGGGCATCGTGCTGAAGCTCGCCTGGCCCGGCCGCTTCGACCGCGTCTCGATCGGCATCTATCTCGCCATGGGCTGGAGCGGCCTGATGCTCTACGACGCCGTGGTCAAGGCGCTGCCTGCGATGGCGCTGGGCTTCGTCCTCGCGGGCGGTGCGCTCTATTCACTCGGTGTGATCTTCCACGCCTGGCGGCGTCTGCGCTTCCAGAATGCGATCTGGCACGGCTTTGTCTTGGCCGGCGCGGCGTGCCATTATACCGCGGTGCTCGACCTCGTGTTGAGCTGA
- a CDS encoding CaiB/BaiF CoA-transferase family protein: protein MGALDGIRVIAVEQAVAAPFCSSRLADAGAEVIKIERPEGDFARGYDAAAKGQSSYFVWLNRGKQSAVVDLATKDGRAELEKLIASADVLVQNLKPGSMDKLGFSRERLLKDYPKLISCTITGYGDEGPYAHRKAYDLLIQAESGLASITGNPDGASRVGMSIVDVATGATAHAAILEALIARGRTGKGADIRISMFDVMADWCTVPLLNSEAGNPPKRMGLRHPSIAPYGVFTSRDGKDILISIQSEREWKTLCAEVLDQPALPSDPRVANMVERVRNRDFTDKTVADAFAKMTRDELLKRLSDADIAFAEVNTMADLTNHPHLRRIEVDTPNGRVSYPAPAPIIVGETRRYGAVPGIGERHESKK from the coding sequence ATGGGAGCACTTGACGGGATCAGGGTGATTGCGGTCGAGCAGGCGGTCGCGGCGCCGTTCTGCTCGTCGCGACTGGCGGACGCTGGCGCGGAAGTCATCAAGATCGAGCGGCCCGAGGGTGACTTCGCCCGCGGCTATGACGCGGCGGCCAAGGGCCAGAGCAGCTATTTCGTCTGGCTCAACCGCGGCAAGCAGTCGGCGGTGGTCGATCTCGCCACCAAGGACGGCCGCGCCGAGCTGGAAAAGCTGATCGCGAGCGCCGACGTGCTGGTGCAGAACCTCAAGCCCGGCTCGATGGACAAGCTCGGCTTCTCCCGCGAGCGGCTTCTGAAGGACTATCCGAAGCTGATCTCCTGCACCATCACCGGCTATGGCGACGAGGGTCCCTACGCGCATCGCAAGGCCTATGATCTCCTGATCCAGGCCGAGAGCGGGCTTGCCTCGATCACCGGCAATCCCGACGGCGCCTCGCGCGTCGGCATGTCCATCGTCGACGTCGCGACCGGCGCCACGGCGCATGCCGCGATCCTGGAGGCGCTGATCGCGCGCGGCCGCACCGGCAAGGGCGCCGACATCCGCATTTCGATGTTCGACGTGATGGCCGACTGGTGCACCGTGCCGTTGCTCAATTCCGAGGCCGGCAATCCACCGAAGCGCATGGGCCTGCGCCATCCCTCGATCGCGCCCTATGGCGTGTTCACGTCCAGGGACGGCAAGGACATCCTGATCTCGATCCAGAGCGAGCGCGAGTGGAAGACGCTCTGCGCCGAGGTGCTCGACCAGCCTGCGCTGCCCAGCGATCCCCGCGTCGCCAACATGGTCGAGCGCGTGCGCAATCGTGACTTCACCGACAAGACGGTTGCCGATGCCTTCGCCAAGATGACGCGCGACGAGCTCTTGAAGCGGCTGTCCGACGCCGACATCGCGTTTGCCGAGGTCAATACCATGGCCGACCTCACCAACCATCCGCATCTGCGCCGCATCGAGGTCGACACGCCGAACGGCCGCGTCAGCTATCCCGCGCCCGCGCCGATCATCGTCGGCGAGACGCGGCGCTATGGTGCCGTTCCCGGCATCGGCGAACGTCACGAATCGAAGAAGTAA
- a CDS encoding cytochrome P450 — MNIQTPVNVDKAKRMRRAREEAYATPLAQFHPGAPRLFQDDTLWPWFERLRKEEPVHYCTNAPIEPYWSVVKYNDIMHVDTNHGIFSSDSTLGGISIRDVPPGYDWPSFIAMDQPQHSAQRKTVSPMFTPTHLDELAKLIRQRSQTVLDNLPRNETFNFVERVSIELTTQMLATLFDFPWEERRKLTRWSDVSTALPKSGIVASAEERRREMDECYAYMSKLWNERVNSAPRNDLLSLMAHNDATRYMDPDNLMGNIILLIVGGNDTTRNTMTGSVLALNENPEQYDKLRADPALIDSMVPEVIRWQTPLAHMRRTALVDTEIGGKQIKKGDRVVMWYVSGNRDEEMFEKPNEFIIDRPRPRTHLSFGFGIHRCVGMRLAELQLRIVWEEMLKRFDRIEVVGEPKRIYSSFIKGYESLPVRIPG; from the coding sequence ATGAACATCCAAACCCCGGTCAATGTGGACAAGGCCAAACGCATGCGCCGGGCACGCGAGGAGGCCTATGCGACGCCGCTGGCGCAATTCCACCCGGGCGCGCCGCGGCTGTTCCAGGACGACACGCTGTGGCCGTGGTTCGAACGGCTGCGCAAGGAAGAGCCGGTGCACTACTGCACCAACGCGCCGATCGAACCCTACTGGTCGGTGGTGAAATACAACGACATCATGCATGTCGACACCAATCACGGCATCTTCTCCTCCGACTCCACGCTCGGCGGCATCTCGATCCGCGACGTACCCCCCGGCTATGACTGGCCGAGCTTCATCGCCATGGATCAGCCGCAGCATTCGGCCCAGCGCAAGACCGTGTCGCCGATGTTCACGCCGACGCATCTGGACGAATTGGCAAAACTGATCCGCCAGCGCTCGCAGACCGTGCTCGACAATCTGCCGCGCAACGAGACCTTCAACTTCGTCGAGCGCGTCTCGATCGAGCTGACGACGCAGATGCTCGCGACCCTGTTCGACTTCCCCTGGGAGGAGCGGCGCAAGCTGACGCGCTGGTCGGACGTCTCGACCGCGCTGCCCAAGAGCGGCATCGTCGCGTCCGCCGAAGAGCGTCGCCGCGAGATGGACGAGTGCTACGCCTACATGTCGAAGCTGTGGAACGAGCGCGTCAACTCCGCGCCGCGCAACGATTTATTGTCACTGATGGCCCACAACGATGCGACGCGCTACATGGACCCCGACAACCTCATGGGCAACATCATCCTGCTCATCGTCGGCGGCAACGACACTACGCGCAACACCATGACCGGCTCGGTGTTGGCGCTGAACGAGAACCCCGAGCAGTATGACAAACTCCGCGCCGACCCGGCGCTGATCGATTCCATGGTGCCGGAGGTGATCCGCTGGCAGACCCCGCTTGCGCATATGCGGCGCACCGCGCTGGTCGACACCGAGATCGGCGGCAAGCAGATCAAGAAGGGCGACCGCGTAGTAATGTGGTACGTCTCGGGCAACCGCGACGAGGAGATGTTCGAGAAGCCGAACGAGTTCATCATCGACCGGCCACGGCCGCGCACGCACCTGTCCTTCGGCTTCGGCATCCACCGCTGCGTCGGCATGCGCCTCGCCGAGCTCCAGCTCCGGATCGTCTGGGAGGAGATGCTGAAGCGCTTCGACCGCATCGAGGTGGTCGGCGAGCCCAAGCGGATCTATTCGAGCTTCATCAAGGGATATGAGTCGCTGCCGGTAAGGATTCCGGGCTGA
- a CDS encoding MaoC family dehydratase N-terminal domain-containing protein has translation MTEKLDIDHLRQWIGRTQEATDTVTAQLVKGLRATLFQEVGEPKKGDAAPFTVHWCLAQPVFPMSMLGPDGHPTRGGFLPPVPLPRRMWAGGQIEFLEPLRVGDESTRSSRIADVQVKSGSTGTLCFVSVEHSVSSPRGVAIRERQDIVYREMTSTQAASAKAPPPPPKAQHREAYVSDPVLLFRYSALTFNGHRIHYDRDYVTKVEGYPGLIFHGPLQAAFIVEMAAKLRDGKAPKKFTYRGVQPLFEGSEFSINANDSGESMELWTANAEGQPTMKGTAVW, from the coding sequence ATGACCGAGAAGCTCGACATCGATCACTTGCGGCAGTGGATCGGCCGCACCCAGGAGGCCACCGACACCGTCACCGCGCAGCTCGTCAAGGGCCTGCGCGCGACGCTGTTCCAGGAGGTCGGCGAGCCCAAAAAAGGTGACGCTGCGCCGTTTACGGTGCACTGGTGCCTGGCGCAGCCGGTATTTCCGATGTCGATGCTCGGGCCCGACGGCCACCCGACCCGCGGCGGCTTCCTGCCGCCGGTGCCTCTGCCGCGCCGGATGTGGGCCGGCGGCCAGATCGAGTTCCTGGAGCCGCTGCGCGTCGGTGACGAATCGACGCGCAGCTCGCGCATTGCCGATGTGCAGGTGAAATCCGGCTCGACCGGCACGCTGTGCTTCGTCTCGGTCGAGCACAGCGTGAGTTCGCCGCGCGGTGTTGCCATCCGCGAACGGCAGGACATCGTCTATCGCGAGATGACGAGCACGCAGGCCGCATCTGCGAAAGCCCCGCCCCCACCGCCGAAGGCTCAGCACCGCGAGGCGTACGTGTCGGATCCCGTGCTCTTGTTCCGCTACTCCGCGCTGACCTTCAACGGCCATCGCATTCACTACGATCGCGACTACGTCACCAAGGTCGAAGGCTATCCGGGCTTGATCTTCCACGGCCCGTTGCAGGCGGCGTTCATCGTCGAGATGGCCGCCAAACTGCGCGACGGCAAGGCGCCGAAGAAATTCACCTATCGCGGCGTGCAACCGCTGTTCGAGGGCTCGGAGTTCTCCATCAATGCCAATGACAGCGGCGAGAGCATGGAGCTGTGGACCGCGAACGCCGAAGGGCAGCCGACGATGAAGGGCACGGCGGTGTGGTGA
- a CDS encoding SDR family oxidoreductase codes for MQVAGKVVVVTGGANGIGKALCEAFHHAGAAKVVVADMEAAGARAVAATVNGAAFKCDVAQEKDIAHVIEETERQFGPIDLFCSNAGIGGGFDPLSTNAGGTSDEPWQRSWAIHVMAHVYAARHLVPRMKARGGGYFLNTISAAGLLSQVGSPAYSTTKHAAVGFAENLAISHKAHNIRVSILCPQGVDTNMLRSIPKGPQSGDGDLTPEQVAKDALAGIEQETFLILPHPQVLGYMRKKTENYDRWIGGMAKIQAKMREEFGTK; via the coding sequence ATGCAGGTGGCCGGCAAGGTCGTGGTCGTCACGGGCGGCGCCAATGGCATCGGCAAGGCGCTGTGCGAGGCCTTTCATCACGCAGGCGCGGCCAAGGTGGTGGTCGCGGACATGGAGGCGGCCGGCGCGCGGGCGGTGGCGGCGACCGTGAACGGCGCCGCCTTCAAGTGCGACGTCGCCCAGGAAAAGGACATCGCCCACGTCATCGAGGAGACCGAGCGACAATTCGGCCCGATCGACCTGTTCTGCTCCAATGCCGGCATCGGTGGCGGCTTCGATCCCCTATCGACGAATGCCGGCGGCACCTCGGACGAGCCGTGGCAGCGGAGCTGGGCGATCCATGTCATGGCCCATGTCTATGCGGCGCGGCACCTCGTGCCGCGGATGAAAGCGCGCGGCGGCGGCTATTTCCTCAACACGATCTCGGCTGCGGGCCTGCTGTCGCAGGTTGGCAGCCCGGCTTATTCGACGACCAAGCACGCCGCCGTGGGCTTTGCGGAAAATCTCGCGATCTCGCACAAGGCGCACAACATCCGCGTCTCGATCCTCTGCCCGCAGGGCGTCGACACCAACATGCTGCGCTCGATCCCGAAGGGCCCGCAATCCGGCGACGGCGACCTCACGCCCGAGCAGGTCGCCAAAGATGCGCTCGCCGGCATCGAGCAGGAGACGTTCCTGATCCTGCCGCATCCGCAAGTGCTCGGTTACATGCGCAAGAAGACCGAGAATTACGACCGCTGGATCGGCGGCATGGCCAAGATCCAGGCGAAGATGCGGGAAGAGTTTGGAACCAAATAG
- the mdlC gene encoding benzoylformate decarboxylase, producing MSKNGKAASKSVTVKQATLDLLRSFGINKVFGNPGSTELPFLSDWPDDIDYVLALQEASAVGMADGYAQATRNAGFVNLHSAAGVGNALGNIYTAHRNQTPLVITAGQQARSILPLQAFLYAERASEFPRPYVKYSVEPARPEDVPAAIARAYYTAMQPPCGPTFVSIPIDDWAHATAPVEARKVSREVGPEPEAMKALVTALSSSKHPALVVGPGVDRAGAVELMVRVAEKTKASVWVSPFSARCSFPERHPQFSGFLHASPAQLSDALREYDLIVVIGAPVFTFHVEGHASIFDGSATIFQITDDPDAAAVTPVGSSIIATMKPALTMLLDLLPQSKRTAPKGRTLPPAPQAADPLPVEFLLHSLSQAMPDGASLVEEVPSHRPAMQKFMPMRGQDSFYTMASGGLGYSLPAAVGMALGKPAQRTVCLIGDGSAMYSIQALWTAAQRKLPLTVVVINNSGYGAMRSFSQVMQVPNVPGLELPGIDFVKLAAGMGCDAVRVTKAAELEGALKRGMAFEGTSLVEVVVDSAVPLLYAQKH from the coding sequence ATGTCCAAAAACGGCAAAGCGGCGAGCAAATCCGTCACCGTCAAGCAGGCCACCCTCGACCTGCTGCGATCCTTCGGCATCAACAAGGTGTTCGGTAATCCCGGCTCGACCGAGCTGCCGTTCCTCAGCGACTGGCCCGACGACATCGACTACGTGCTGGCGCTCCAGGAAGCGAGTGCGGTCGGCATGGCCGACGGCTACGCGCAAGCGACGCGCAATGCCGGCTTCGTCAACCTGCATTCGGCGGCCGGCGTCGGCAATGCGCTCGGCAACATCTACACCGCGCACCGCAACCAGACCCCGCTGGTCATCACCGCGGGCCAGCAGGCCCGTTCGATCCTCCCCTTGCAGGCGTTTCTCTATGCCGAGCGCGCGTCGGAGTTTCCGCGGCCCTATGTGAAGTACAGCGTCGAGCCGGCGCGGCCCGAGGACGTGCCGGCCGCGATCGCGCGCGCCTATTACACGGCGATGCAGCCGCCCTGCGGGCCGACCTTCGTGTCGATTCCGATCGACGACTGGGCGCATGCGACCGCGCCGGTCGAGGCGCGCAAGGTCAGCCGAGAAGTGGGCCCCGAGCCAGAGGCGATGAAAGCGCTGGTCACCGCGCTCAGTTCGAGCAAGCACCCTGCCCTCGTCGTCGGCCCCGGCGTCGATCGCGCCGGCGCGGTCGAGCTGATGGTACGCGTTGCCGAGAAAACCAAGGCGAGCGTCTGGGTCAGCCCGTTCTCGGCGCGCTGCTCGTTCCCCGAACGTCATCCGCAATTTTCGGGCTTCCTGCACGCTTCGCCGGCGCAATTGTCCGACGCGCTGCGCGAATATGATCTCATCGTCGTGATCGGCGCGCCGGTCTTCACCTTCCATGTCGAGGGCCACGCATCGATCTTCGATGGCAGCGCCACAATCTTCCAGATCACCGACGATCCGGATGCGGCCGCGGTGACGCCAGTCGGCAGCAGCATCATCGCCACCATGAAGCCCGCGCTCACCATGCTGCTCGACCTCCTGCCGCAGAGCAAACGCACCGCGCCGAAGGGCCGCACGCTGCCGCCGGCGCCACAAGCCGCCGATCCGCTGCCGGTGGAATTCCTGCTGCATTCGCTATCGCAGGCAATGCCGGATGGCGCGTCGCTGGTCGAGGAAGTGCCCTCGCACCGGCCGGCGATGCAGAAATTCATGCCGATGCGCGGCCAGGACAGCTTTTATACGATGGCGAGCGGCGGCCTCGGCTACTCGCTGCCCGCCGCGGTCGGCATGGCGCTCGGGAAACCTGCGCAGCGCACCGTCTGCCTGATCGGCGACGGCTCGGCGATGTATTCGATCCAGGCGCTGTGGACCGCGGCGCAGCGCAAGCTGCCGCTCACTGTCGTCGTCATCAACAATTCGGGCTACGGCGCGATGCGCTCGTTCAGCCAGGTGATGCAGGTGCCCAACGTGCCGGGGCTGGAGCTGCCGGGGATCGACTTCGTCAAACTCGCCGCAGGCATGGGCTGCGATGCGGTGCGAGTGACGAAGGCTGCGGAGCTCGAAGGCGCACTCAAGCGCGGCATGGCGTTCGAGGGCACGAGCCTCGTCGAGGTCGTGGTGGATTCGGCCGTGCCGCTGCTCTATGCGCAGAAGCATTAG